GTCAGAGGGCGTGCAGGTCAAGATGACGTGTTATCTGGCGGATTTCGAAGGCGAGCTGAGCCCCGCCTCCGAAATCGCCGAGCTGGTCTGGCTGACCTATGCCGACCGGGCCCGTGTCTCCGCCGTCAGCCAGCTCATCTTCGACAAGCTGCACGAGATGAACTGGCTGGCGTAGCCGCGGCTGGCTCAGGCCTCCACGGGCGGAGACACACGGCGCGCGGTGAGGGCAGCCCCCGCGGACGCGGCACTCACGAAGCCCAGGGCAAGCCATTGCATCGCGGTGAGCTGCTCTCTCAGGAAGACCAGGCCCGCCAGGGCGGCCACCGCGGGCTCCAGGCTCATCAGAATGCCAAACGTGCGGCTCGAGAGCACCCTCAGCGCCGTCATCTCCAAGGTATACGGCACCGCGCTGGAGAGGAGCGCCACGGCCAGGGAGGCCGCAGCCAGCGGAGGCGTCAGCCGTGCCGCGAGGCCCTGCGCGAACGCGAAGGGCAGGACCGTCAGGGCCGCGAACAGCATGCCCGCCGCCACGCCCTGCCCTCCCGGGAAGACCCGGGACACGCGCCCACCGAGCACGATGTAGGCCGCCCAGCATCCCCCCGCGAAGAGCGCCAGCAGAACCCCCAGGAGATCCACCGCACCGGAGCCCCCCGGCCACGGAGCGATGAGGACGATGCCCGCCGCCGCGAGCACCACCCACAGGAAGTCCAAGGCGCGCCGTGAACCCGACACCGCGACCGCCAGGGGGCCGGCGAACTCCAGCGTGACGGCCAGTCCCAGCGGAATGCGCTCGAGCGACATGTAGAAGCTCAGGTTCATCATGCCGAGCACCACCCCGTACGGGATGACCATGCCCCACTGCGCGCGCGTCAGCCGCAGGAGGGGCGGCCGGAACGCCACGAACAGCAGGAGGGCGGACAAGCCAATGCGCATCCCGGCCGTGCCCGCAGGCCCCAGGGCCGGGAACAGCTCCTTGGCGAAGGCGGCGCCCCCCTGCACGCTCACGATGGACAGGAGCACCGCGGGCAGGGGGGGAAGGTGCCAGGAACGGCGGACCGGGGGGGCCTCACGCATGCGCGCCATCCTTACCATCGAGCCATGCCTTGCGGGTTGCTGAACGCCTGCCGACGCGGGATCATCCAGGCTCACCGCTTTGGAAGGCCGGTTTTCTCCTCATGCATGGCCGTCGCGTCCTCTCTCCAGTCCTCCTTCTTGGCGCAGGAACCGGCGAGGCCACCTGCGGAATCCTCTACCTGGCGGGCTACCTGCGCCGGAACGGCATCGAGGCCTTCGTCCGGCTCTACGACGCGGACGAGACCGAGGAAGAAGTCGTGCGCTCGCTCGAAGCCCTGGTCGCCCGCGTACGGCCCCGGCTCGTCGGGATCAGCCTCAAGTGGTTCCACCACGTCCACCGCGCGTTGCTCCTGGCCCGGACGCTGCGCCAGATCGACCCCGGAATCCGGATCGTCGTGGGCGGGAACACCGCGTCGTACTGGTGGCGGGAGCTGCACGCGTTCGACTGCATCGATCACATCGTCCTGGGCGACGGCGAACGGCCCCTGCTGGCGCTCTGTGAGGGGGACCCCTCTCCTCCCAATTGCGTGACCCAGACTCCGGAGGGAACCGCGCAGCGGCGGCCCCTGGAGTACGTGCAAGGGGCCACCAACAGCGAGGACGTCTACTACTCGCACTTCAGCGACATCTTCCTGAGCCGCCAGGACCTTCATGCCTTCTCGGGCTGGGTCGCGCCCGGCAAGGGCTGCGGCGAGAACTGCCTCTATTGCGGTGGGGCCCGCGGCAACCAGAAAGCCGCTTTCGGCCGCGCGAAGCCGTTCCTGCGGTCCGAGGACAGCGTGCGCCGCGACCACCAGGAGATCTCCCAGAAGACCTGGCAGTTCCGCTACGACTTCTCGGGAAGCTCCGCGGAGTTCCTGCAAAACACCTGGGCGGGCGTCGATCTCTCACGCCACGCCTGCACCTACTTCCTGTGGGGGGTGGCCCGGATGGAGCTCATCGACGCGCTGGCCCAGACCTTCGAGCGTGTCCACATGGTGCTCGACATCGGGTGCTTCTCGGAACAACAACGGCACGAGCAGATGCGCCGCGGCCTGCTCAAGCCCTGTGCCTCGGACCGGGAGCTCCTCGAACTCATCGACAACTGCCGCCGCCACCCGAACCTGGACGTCGAGATCTCTGGAATCGCGGGCCTCCCGTTCGCCAGCGCCGCCACGCTCAAAGAGGAAGTCCGGCTGGTGGAGCGCGTCATCAGCCTCGACTGCGTGGTGGGCTACCAACGGCTCGAAGCACAGCCGGGGGCACTCGTCACCGAGCACCCCGCGCGGTTCGACATGGAGACGGAAGCGCGGACCTTCGCGGAGTTCCTCGAGTACTTCGAGCAGCGCGAGCCCGGCGAGGTGACGGTGCCCATGCTGCGCTTCCGCGACACGGCGCTCGAAGAGGCGGTGCAGCGCACCTCGGAGCATGTGGATGCGCTCGCCTGGAAGCACCGGGACGCGAAGCGAAAGGTCCCGATCAACGGCCGCACGCGCCTGCGGAATACCGCGCCCTCGACGCTTCAGTTCAAGCTCGGGGATTGGCTGGGATTGCACCGGGTTCCCGCGAAGGTCGCGCAGGAACAGGTGACCGTCGTGCGGTCGATCGACGGAACAGGCATGGCCTGCGCCCCCTCCGTCAGCCCACGAAAGTTCACGGACCCGACGCTGGATCAAGGTGAGGAGGGGAAGATCCTCCTGACCACCCTGGCGGCCTTCGAGCAACCGACGACGGTCGCCAGCGCGGTGGCGCAACTGGGCGCGAAGGCAAGGCTCGATCCGGGCTCGGCGCGCGAAGTCATCGACCACCTCGTGGACGGGCGCTTCCTGCAACCCGCGTGAGAGGCCCCGGGGGGCCGCGTGGTAACGTCCACCGTGACACGCCCTCATGCGCCATTCCCTGACCATCTCCAGCTTCTTCCGCGTCTACGCGCTGCCTGCCCTCTGGCTGTTCGCGCTTCCGCTCTTCGGCCTGTGGTTCTCTGGCCACGCCACGTCCCGCTTCGACCGGGACGTGCTCGACACCCTCGAACGCCAGATTTCCCAGGATGCGGAGCTGGAGGAGGCGCGGCGGCAGGAACTGCTGGGCTTCTTGCGCGCCACCCCGGCTTCGGTGGCGTGCCTCTCCACGGGGGAGGAGCTGGAGGGGTTCCGCGGAACCCTGGGCGAGGCGTGCTCGGACGTGCGGCAGTACCAGTGGATGCACCGCCTGGCGCTCGCCTCGGTGGCGCTGGGGCTGCTCTCCGCGGGGGTGGCCCTCCTGTGTGCCCTGATGGCGTTTGTGTCGCGGCCCTTCCAGTACGGCAGCTTCGCCGTGGGCTGGAACGTGCTCCGGCTCACCGGGGCCCTGCAGACGCTCGCCCAGGGAGGGCTGGCCGTCTGGCTGTCCTACTGGATCACCGCGGTGTGGTTCGAGCGCTACTACCCGAAGCTCATCGTCATGGCCGGCATCCTGGCGGCCTTCGCGCTCTTCCACGTGGTGACCGCCATCTTCCGCCGCCCCGCCATGGACTTCGACGTGGAGGCGGAACGGCTGGAGGAGGCACACGCGCCGGAGCTGTGGGCCCATGTCCGCCGGCTGTGCGCATCACTCCAGACGCCTCCCCCGGACCACCTCCTCGTCGGCATTGACGCCAACTTCTTCGTCACCGAGAGCGATGTGCGCGTTAACGGGCAGACGCTCACCGGCCGGACCCTCTACGTCAGCCTGCCCCTGCTGCGCCTGCTCAAGCGGTCCGAGGCGGAGGCCGTGCTTGCCCACGAGATGGGGCACCTCCTGGGCGGGGATACGGGCCACGGCAAGCGGCTCGCGCCCATGCTCGCGCACTTCGGCGGCTACCTTCAGGCGCTCCGGGCCGGTGGGCTCACGCTGCCCATCTTCCACTTCATGATGGCCTACCGGGGACTGTTCGAGCTCTCGCTCGGCCGCAGCCGGCGGGAAAGCGAGCTCGCCGCGGACCGGCTCGCGGCGAGCGTCACGTCGGGCCAGGACATCGCCCACTCGCTCGTGAAGGTCGGTGCGTACTCGAGCTTCCGGGACCACACGGAGGCCCAGCTGTTCGCGCTCAGCGAGCAACAGCAGACCGTGGCCATCGCGCAGCGGGTCGCGCTCGGCTTCACCGAGTACGCGCTCTCCGAGGACGTGCACCGCGACCTGCACGGCGTCGTCACGCCGCATCCGTTCGACTCGCACCCGCCCCTCGCCGCGCGCCTGGAGAACGTGGGACAGCGGCTCGAGCCGGCTGACGTGGCGAAGGTGCTGCTGGAGCCCACGGACGCCTCGTGGGCGAGCGCCATTCTGGAGGCGGACACCGTCGAGGCGCGGCTGTGGGGCGTGTACGAGGCACGCTTCTCGGAGGCGCATGACCTGTCACTGGCCTACCGCTACGAGCCCGCCACCGGGACGGAGCGGCAGCACGTGGAGAAACACTTCCCGCCCCTCACCTTCGAAGGCAAGAAGGCAGGGCTGGAGGTCCGCCTGGACTTCGCGCAGGTGAGCAGCTCGGAGTGGGCCGGGCCTGTCCGCCTTGAGCAGGTGAAATCCGCCAGCACCCAGGGAAGCCTGTTCAAGAAATACCTGCACCTGCAGCTCAAGGAGGGCGGCCTGTTCAAGGGCAAGCGCTCCATCTGCCTGAGCAAGCTGCAGGACGGGGACGGACTGCTCCAGGCCTTTGGGCACTACCTGGGACGCCACAGGGCCATGGAAGCGCACCGCGCCCAGCCGCCCCAGGAGCGCTCCAAGGACTCGCACCAGGCAGCCTGAGCACTCCTCGGGGCCCCATGAAATCCCAGCCCCCCGCCTCAGCCCTGCTTCGTGAACGTCAAGTGGTCGAGATTGAAGGCATCCCCCAACCGCACCTGCAGGACGTGCGTCCCGGCTTCCAGACGCACCTGCGTGCTCACCGTCGTATACGTCTGCCATTCTCCGGTGTTCGGCACGGCAAGGGTCCCCACCTTCTGTCCATCCACCGCGAGGCGCAGTGAGCTGCCGTTGGCCGTCTGCGTCGCCACCCTCGCAGACACGGTGTACGTCCCACTCGACGCCACATTCACGGTGTACTCCAGCCACTCCGCGGAGCTCACCCATCCAACGTGGTAGCCGCCCCCCGGAATCGCGCCGACATCCACCCCTTCGCCCAACCGGTACGCGCCTCCTTCGTTCTGGGGACTGCCGTCGCTGTACGCGACGCCCTGCCCGCCTTGGTCGTAGTCCTCGGCTTGAATGACGCCGGGAATCGCGCGGGGGGAGCCGAAATACGGCGTGCCGTGCTGCTTCGTCTGCTTGACCAGCTGAATCGTGCCGTCGGCGTTGTAGTACAGCTTGTCAACGCTGACCGAGCGGAGCCAGTCGTTCCCGGACAGCATGCTCGTATGATAAAAGGCATACCACTCCCCCTTGTATTGCACGATCGAGCCGTGGTTCGTCGAGCTGTCGGTGGAGTCGATGTAGATGCCTCGATGCGTCCAGGGCCCGAGCGGGCTCGTGCTCGTGGCATAGCGCATGCGGTTGTGCTCGCCGTTCTGGTCGTGGTTGTCCGAGTACGACAGGTAGTAGAGCCCGTTGCGCTTGTGCACCCAAGAGGCCTCATGAAAATCGACCAGGCCCTGCATGGTTTGCATCTGGCCGTCGATCTCCATCATGTTGGCCTTGAGCTTGCCACCCTTGGCGATGCCACCACCGCCGTAATACAGATACGCCTGGCCATCGTCATCGACGAACACCGCGGGGTCGATCAGTGACTCGAGCCCTGGAATGTAACCCTGCACGGTGAAGTTCGCGGCCGGCTGCGTGCTCGTCGCCACGCCGATCTTCCAGGTGGTGTTCCACTCCGTCCCACTCGGGTGCGGAAAGTAGAAGTAATACACGCCGTTCTTGTAGGCCACGTCGGGCGCCCACATGAAGCCCCCCTCGGGCCGGCCCCAGGGCACATTGGACGCACGCAGGATCTCTCCGTGGTCCACCCAGTTGACCATGTCGTGGGTCGAATAGACGTGGTACTGGTCCATGAGGTCCGCACCGCGCGGCGGGGCGATGTCGTGCGACGGATAGACGTAAAGCCGCCCGTCGGCCCAGACGTGCGCCGAGGGGTCCGCGGTGTAGATGTTGCGGAAGATCGGGTTGCGCGAACTCCCAACGGTCTGAGCCTCGGTCGAGGCCGCGGCGAGCGATACGCCGGCGATCGCCAGCGACAGAATGCAACGCTTGGTCATGCATGACTCCTCAGGATGCGGAAGCGCAATCGCTTCCGCATCCCTGGAATATCTGCCATCCAAGTTTTGGCCGTCAATCCGGCGATTGGAAAAATCGCCCGATTTTCACGCCCTTACGCAAAGGGTGCCCCGGCTCCGGTCTTTGCGGTCCCGCTGAGTGGAAGCTCCAGGGTGGCCACGGCGCCCAGGCCGGGGCCCTCGCTCTCGAGCGTGAGCCGGCCATTGAGGAGCTGGGCCGCCAAGGCGCTGGAGTGCAACCCGAAGCCGTGGCCGTCCTTGCGGGTGGTGAAGCCGTGAGAGAACAGCTTGTCTTTCACTTCGGCGGTGATTCCCACCCCATTGTCCACCACCTGGATGAACACGGCCTGTCCCTCCGCCCACAACTTCACCCACAGGGTGCGCGCCCCTTCGGGTATCGAGTCCAACGCATACTTGGCGTTGTTGAGCAGGTTGATGATGACTTGCAACACCTTGTGCTTGTCCACCCTCACCTTGGGAACGGAGGACAGCTCCCGCTGGACGGACACCCCGTGACGCTGGAGCGCGGGCAGTTGGATCCGCAGGGCGTCCTCGATGAGCTGGGCCAGGTCGCACTCCTCCGTGATCAACGTGGTCCTGGCATACGTCTGCTGAACCTGGACGATGGCGCGGATGTGCTCGATGTGACGGCCCATGGCATCCATGTCCTCCATGAGGCGCGTCTGCTCGTGCACCAGCTCGTCCGCCAGCGCCGACAAATATTCCGGCAGCCGGCCGCCGCGAGCCCCCACGGCCAGGAATTGGGCCAGGCCCGCCCGGTTCTCCCGCAGCAGGGCCGTGGCCCGCTTCAACCGGCCCACGCGGGAGGCGCCCAGGGCCCGGCGCATCATCTCCAGGTTGACGACGGCACTGGTGAGCACATTGCCCACGTTGTGCAGCACGTTGGAGGCCACCTCGGACATGCCCACCTCGCGCGCGGTGTCCACCAGCCGGACCTGGGCCTGCTTGAGTTCGCGCGTGCGCTCCTCCACGCGCTGCTCCAGCGCCTCATTGGCCTGGCGGAGCTCCGCCTTGGCGCGCTGGACGTCCTCGTAAAGCCGGGCGTTCTCGATGGAGATGGCGGCCTGGGAGGCGAGATGGCCCAGGAGCGTCAGGCGGGCTGGGCTGAAGGCGTTGGTGGCCAGGTTGTTCTCCAGGTAGAGCGCCCCGGAGAACTGCTCCTGCCGCAACAGGGGCAGGCACAACACCGACCGCGCCCCGCTCTGGGCCAGGTAGGCATCGGACGAGAAGGAATGGGGCTTGGAGGCATCGCCAATGAGCACATGCTCGCGCGTGCGCCGCACGTAGGAGAGCAGCGTCCAGGGAAGCCCGGGGTTTTCGCCCTCGGGCGAGGCATCGGAGAGGGCCGCCACCGTGAGCGTGTCTCCGTTGAGAAGCAGCAGGGCGCCCTTCTGGGCTCCAGCGTTCTCGATGGCCGCGTGCAGCAGCGTGGTGACCAGACGCTCCAGGACGATTTCACTGGAGACAGCCTGCTGCGCCTTGACGACCGTGAGCGCGTCAATGCGGGCCGAGTCCGTGCTGTGGGTGGACAGTGACGCCTGGGTCTCCGCCAAGGCGGTGGGGGCGGGCCACAGGGACTCCAGGTGCTGGACCTTGCTCACCGCGCCCCACTGGCGGTAGGCCGCCCGGGCCTCCAGTGCGAAGGACTGGGCGGCGACGGGCGCCTGCCGCGTCCGCCAGAAGTTCGCGGCGAGCTCGTTGGCCAGTCCCACGTACTGGGTGGCTCCGTTCTCTCTCGCCGAGCGGATGGCCTCTTCAAAGCCGCGCGCCGCGGCATCCGGCCGGCCCTCGATGCGGGCCCGCTCCGCGGACACCATCCGCTCGAGGGCCAGGAAGTTCTCGGGGCAATGGCGCGCCCACTCCGCGAGCTGCTCCTGGTGACGCTGGATGTCCTCCAGAAACTGGCGCTGTTCCTCCGGCGTGGCGTCCTCGAAGCACGCGGCCAGGGTCAGGGCGCGGTAGACATGGAATTCGCGGGCGGGGAGGCTGCCGGCGGTGGTCCACAGGAACTCGCGGGCCTTGTCCGCCGCATGCCGCGCCTCCGCGTAGGCGCCGCACATGAACCTCGACTGGAGTTTGATGATCCAATAGGCGCTGCGCGAGCCCGTGATGCGCCCGGGCAGCCCTGCCTCGAAGGACTGCTCATCGAAGCCCTCCCCGTTCAGCGTGCCGAACGAGAGGGAGTGCCCGCGCATCTGCTGGATGTAGCGCTGCGCCACGAAGAGCAATTCCTGGGGCTCCAGGAACCCTGTCTTGCTCAAGAACTCGCCGCGCACGAGCGACTCCTGGTAGACCTCGTCCAGGTTGTGCCCCATGCCAAGGCGATTGGTCACGAAGTAGACGCTCAAGAAGGGAGGCGCCACGACGTCCCCCACTTGAAGCGCCTGCTGGAAGCCATCGAGGGCGAGTTCGTGCACCTTGGGCAGGGGCTGGGTCCAATAGCTGACGAACTCCAGGCCCATCACCACGCCGCCCCGGTGGCCGGGCAGGTTGTGCCGCTCGACGAGCGCGAGGGCGAGCCTCGCGAAGGCAAGGCCTTCCCAGTACCGTTTGAAGTACGCGCCGGTGACGATGCCAAACCAGGCAAACCCGGGCGCGGAGGCATCCACGAAACCGTGGCGGAGGGTGAGGGAGACCACCCGGCTCAGGAGGACAATGAGCAGGGGGTGGTGGGTGGGGTATGCGGTGATGCCGAGCTTGAACAGGGCGCTGACGACCAGCTTCATGTCCGGGCTGGTCATGAGGGGCAGCTCGATGAGGCTCTCGATGGGCCTTGTCCCCAACAAGGTCCATGCCTCCTCATGGGCGGCCACCGCCTCCTCCCAGGTGGGGTTCTCCGGCAGCGGCATGCCCAGCAGCGCCAGGCACTCCAAGATACAGGCCTGGCCCTGCTGGTACTCACTCGCGCTGAAGTGGGCATCCTGCCTCAACATGTAGACGGCGACGGCCTCCGAGCGGGTGCGCGCCCGGAGACGGAGTTCACCGGCCAGCTGGAGCGCCCCGGCGCTGTTGCCATTCATGAGCTCGCAGCGCGCCTGTTCGAGCCTCAGCGCGAAGGCCAGCTCGGGGTCCGTCTCCCAGGGGTCTCCCGGAATGAGCGAGAACGCGTTCTCGAGGTAGGTGATGGCGGGGCGGAGCGCGACCGAGGCCTTGGCCTTGTAGCCCGCCTCGGCGTTCAGCCGCGCGAGATGGTGGCGCTCCGCGGGGCTGTCGATCAGGTCCACGCCCGCGTTGAGCTGGCTGACCACGTCGAAGAGCGACTCGCGCACCTCCTCCTCGGTGAGGCGCTTGAGCATCATCCGGCCGATGCGCAGGTGGATGGCCTTGCGCTCCGGCTCGGAGAGGAGGGAGTGGGCGGCCTGCTGGATGCGGTCATGCAGGAAGCGGTATTGCTCCGGACCTGCGCGCACCAGCATGCCCTCCTGGAGCGCGTGCTCGATGCCGTGCTCGACCTCCCCCTCGGCGCTCAGACCGGCGAGGGCCCCCAGCAGTTGGAGGGAAAAGACGTTGCCCACGCACGCGGCCAGCCGCAGCAGATGCTGGGTGCCAGGGGGGAACTGGCGCAGCTTGCCCACCATGAAGCCGACAATGTTCTCCGAATATCCCCGGGCCTGTACCCCTTCGGCATCCCATTGCCAGCCCCCTCCGGGCGCACGCACCAGCAGGCCATCCTGGTGGAGCGCCACCAGCAACTGCAGCAGGAAGAAGGGGTTGCCTCCCGTCTTCTGGTGGACGAGCGCAGCGAAGGGAGCGATGAGCGCCCTCCCCGCCCCCGGCAGCGCCTCGGCCACCAGGTGCTCCACCTGATTCACGCTCAGCGGCCCCAGGCGGATGTCCGTCACCCGGGCCCCTGCCTTGCGCACCTCCGCCAACACGTGCACGAGCGGGTGGGAGGCCCCCACCTCGTTATCCCGGTAGGCGCTGATCCACAGCACCGGCAGGCACTCCTGCGGGGACAGCAATTGGGCGAGGAGCTGCAGGCTGGCGAGGTCCGCCCACTGCAGGTCATCCAGGAACACCACCATGGGGTGCTCGGGGGTGGCGAACACCGCGAGGAACTGGCGGACCACCCGGTAGAAGCGGCGCTGGGCCTCGCCCGAGGGCGCCTCCGGGAGCGGAGGCTGCGGCCCCACCAGCACTTCCAACTGCGGCACCAGGTCCACGAGCCACTGGCCGTGGCCCTCCCAGGCCTGGTTCACCTGCTGGCGCCACCTGGCAATCTCCTCGTCGCTCCCCGCGAGCAACTGCTGCACCAGCCGGCGGAGGAACTGGGCCAGGGTGGCGTACGGAAGGTCCCGCTGGAACTGGTCGAACTTGCTGCTCAGGAAGAAGCCGCGGCGCTGCACCACGGGCTTGTGCAGCTCGTTCACCAACGAGGACTTGCCAATGCCCGAGTAGCCGCTGACGAGGAACAGCTCCGGCTGGCCCGTGCGGCTTACCCGCTCGAAGCCCTCGAGCAGGGTGGCCACCTGCGCCTCACGCCCGTAGAGCTGCTGCGGCAACTGGAACCGGGTGGGCGTGTCCTGCGTCCCCAGGGGGAAGACCTCCTGCGCGCCCTGGCCTTGCGCCAGACGGCAGCGCTCCAGGTCGGCTTGGAGGCCCTCGGCGCTCTGGTAGCGCTCCTCGGCCACCTTGGCCAGGAGCTTGAGGACGATGGCGGACACCGCCAGGGGCACCTGCGGGTTCAGCTCGTGCGGGGGCCTTGGCTTCTGCGCCATGTGGGCGTGGAACCACTCGAGCGCATCCTTGCCCTGGAAGGGGCGGCGCCCCGTGAGCAGCTCGTAGAAGGTGACCCCCAGCGAGTAGAAGTCCGTGCGGTAGTCCACCACCCGGTTCATCCGCCCCGTCTGCTCGGGCGACATGTACGCCAGCGTCCCCTCAATCAAGTGTGCCGGGGCCGCGTCCAGGTGTTCGACTTGCTGGAGCGTGGCCACCCCGAAGTCGATGAGCCGGGCTTCCCCCGAGGGCTCCACGATGATGTTGGAGGGCTTGATGTCCTTGTGGATGACGTTGCGGTGGTGGACTTCGCCCAGGGTGGAGGCCAGCGAGAGGGCCAGGCTCAAGAACCGGGAGAGCCCCAGGGGCTGGCCCGTGGACTCGGACAGGGCCTGGCCCTGCACCCGCTCCAGCAGCAGCAGGGGCCGCTCGTGGAGCCGCTCGAAGGCATAGGGCCGGGCGACCCCACGCACGTCTCGCAGCCGCTGCAGGATGGCGAACTCCCGCCGGTACCGTTCGATCTCGCTGGGACTGGGGGAGGCCGCCATGGGCGTCTTGATGATGACGGGCAGGCCATCGGCCTCGCGAACCGCCTGGAACAAGACGTTCGAGCCCGTGGCTCGAATGGTTCCAAGAAGCCTGTATCCTGGGATGTTCAACATGGCTGAGCGTCCATACTAACCCCGAGGATCTCACGTCTCGGCGCCGTTGTTCCTGAAAAAATAAATTAATACTGCAAGAGCCTGCTCTGAAACAGCCCCTGCCTGCCATGCCCGCGAAATCAATCCTCGAGGTCTGCGCCTTCCACATCGACTCCTGCATCATCGCGGAGAGGGCCGGCGCGGCCCGGGTGGAGCTCTGCGACAACCCCATCGAAGGCGGCACCACCCCCAGCTATGGCACCCTCAAGCGGGCCCGGGAGAGCATCTCCATCCCGCTCTACCCGATACTCCGCCCCCGCTCTGGGAATTACTTCTACAGCGACGAGGAGTTCGCCATCCTCAAAGCCGACATCGAGATGTGTCAACAGCTCGGCTGCGATGGCATTTCCGTGGGCGTTCAGACACGCCACTCGGAAATCGACACGGAGCGGCTGAAACGCATCGTGGAGTGGGCGGGCCCCATGGGCGTCACCTGCAACCGTGTCTTTGACTGTGCGCCGGATCCGTTCAAGGCCCTGGAGGACGTCATCCGCTGTGGCTGTGAGCGCATCCTCACCTCCGGACAGAAGCGCGCTGCGCCTGATGCGGGAGAACTCCTGGGCAGGCTGGTCGAGCAGGCCGGTAGCCGCATCACCGTCATGCCAGGGGCTGGCGTGAAGTCATCCAATATCGCGAAGCTGAAGAGGGAATCGGGCGCCAGGGAGTTCCATTCCTCGGCGAGAATTGTTGCGCCCAATCCGGTGACCTACATCAATCCCGCGGTGAGCGATTACGGCAACGTGTACCTCGCGGATGAGACAGAAGTCAGGGCCATGGTGGAGGCCTTGCGGCACGAGGAAGCAGGACACCCCGCCTGAGCCGAGGCACCGGAATTTCCGCCGATCCTCCCTGAATCCCCGCCCTCCCCTCCGTGGGGGGCCTGACGCATCCTTGGATTCCATCGCCCGCCTCCCGCAGGCCTCCCGAGGACATGTCATGACCCACGAACACCCCCACGCCTCCGTCCACCACATCGTGCCGGGATTTGGCGCCGACCGCGCCGCCCACTACGACACCCAAGCCTCCGTCAACCTCGCTGGCACCCAAGCGATGTACGAGCTCGGCGTCAGCGCGCTGACGGCTCAGCTCGATGGCCAGGACTCGGCGTCCCTGCTCTTCGTCGGACTGGGCACGGGCATGGAGTTGATGCCCTACCTCCGCTTCGACGTGCCGGGCTGGCGCTTCACGGGCGTGGATCCCTCCGGCGCCATGCTCGCCGTCGCCCGCGAGCGCCTGGAGGCCGAGGGAATGCTCTCGCGCACGCACCTGCACACCGGCGAGCTGCACACCCTGCCTCCTGGCCCTCCGTTCGATGGCGCGCAGATGATGGGAGTCCTTCACCATGTGGAGGGCGAGGAGGCCCGCCTTGGGCTGCTGCGGGAGGTGACCCGGCGGCTCAAGCCCGGGGCCCCCCTGGTTCTGGGCTGCCGCGTCGGCAAGGACCCCGAGCTGATGAACGTGGAGCTGCGGCGGCTGCGGGCGTATGGCATTCCCCCGGACGCGCTGGAGCACCGGCGTCAGCTCTTCGCGAAGATCCAGCCCATCGAGTCCGATGCCGCCCTGTTCGCGATGCTCGCCCGGGCTGGACTGGTGACGCCACGTCCGATCTTCATCTCGCTGCAGTTCAAGGTCTTCCTGGCGCGCTTCGAGCCTTGAACCGATGCACATGTCTCCCGCTTGGAAAGATCAAGTCCCTCAGCGCTTGCAAGCTTTGGACACGCGTCTCCCAAGCGGGGATTCGCACTTGTTGTTTCAGGTCACTGTACCGGTGAAGGATCGCGAGACACGTCAGCCAGGATGCCGCGGGGGCGCGGCCGCCGTAGCCCTCGAAAAACCGCTCGCTCAGCGCAGGCTTTCCTTCGGCGAGAAACAAGAGTGGACCTAAAAAGTCATACTCCGGCGCTCCGATCATCGCATCACCGAAATCAATCATTCCGGTGAGCTCCCACTGGTTCATCTTCTTCTCCGCAAGAAGATTGAACGGGGTGTACTCACCCGTCAGAATGACGGAGCGGGGAGCTTGAAACCAGGCGCGATGGCCGGAGACGAAATCGTTCAGGCCTCGCAAGAACCAATCGGGCATCCCCTTGGCTTGA
The sequence above is a segment of the Stigmatella aurantiaca genome. Coding sequences within it:
- a CDS encoding class I SAM-dependent methyltransferase; translated protein: MTHEHPHASVHHIVPGFGADRAAHYDTQASVNLAGTQAMYELGVSALTAQLDGQDSASLLFVGLGTGMELMPYLRFDVPGWRFTGVDPSGAMLAVARERLEAEGMLSRTHLHTGELHTLPPGPPFDGAQMMGVLHHVEGEEARLGLLREVTRRLKPGAPLVLGCRVGKDPELMNVELRRLRAYGIPPDALEHRRQLFAKIQPIESDAALFAMLARAGLVTPRPIFISLQFKVFLARFEP